The following proteins come from a genomic window of Puntigrus tetrazona isolate hp1 unplaced genomic scaffold, ASM1883169v1 S000000150, whole genome shotgun sequence:
- the paf1 gene encoding RNA polymerase II-associated factor 1 homolog — MAPTIQTQAQREDGHRSSAHRSVPERSGVVCRVKYGNSLPDIPFDPKFIAYPFDQHRFVQYKATSLEKQHKHELLTEPDLGVTIDLINPDTYRIDPSILLDPADEKLLEEEIQAPSSSKRSQQHAKVVPWMRKTEYISTEFNRYGVSNEKVEVKIGVSVKQQFTEEEIYKDRDSQIAAIEKTFEDAQKSIAQHYSKPRVTPVEVLPVFPDFKMWINPCAQVIFDSDPAPKDVSAPAGVDMMSQAMIRGMMDEEGNQFVAYFLPNEDTMRKRKRDVDEDVEYMPDEVYDYKIAREYNWNVKNKASKGYEENYFFIFRDGDGVYYNELETRVRLSKRRAKVGAQSSTNAVLVCKHREMNEKELEAQEARKAQLENHEPEDEEEELDLEKDLQDSGEERDKASDSENSESESEREDEERPADEDEEEEEDEEGKRRERKSSGSESGEDRQARDEEEIFGSDDDSEDEEGERARSRSSSVQQSASDRASDSSDASDSE; from the exons ATGGCTCCTACAATACAGACGCAGGCGCAGCGCGAGGACGGACACCG GAGTTCAGCTCACAGAAGCGTCCCAGAGAG GTCCGGCGTCGTGTGCAGAGTGAAGTACGGAAACAGTCTTCCTGATATCCCCTTCGATCCGAAGTTCATCGCCTACCCGTTTGACCAGCACAG gttcGTTCAGTATAAAGCCACATCGCTGGAGAAGCAGCACAAACACGAGCTGCTGACCGAACCCGACCTGGGCGTCACCATCGACCTCATCAACCCCGACACGTACCGCATCGACCCCAGCA ttctgttggaTCCTGCTGATGAGAAGCTGCTGGAGGAGGAGATTCAGGCTCCGTCGAGCTCAAAGAG gtcgCAGCAGCACGCAAAGGTTGTGCCGTGGATGAGGAAGACTGAGTACATCTCCACCGAGTTCAACAGATACGGCGTCTCTAACGAGAAAGTGGAAGTCAA gatcGGTGTGTCCGTGAAGCAGCAGTTCACTGAGGAGGAGATCTACAAAGACAGAGACAGTCAGATCGCAGCCATTGAGAAGACCTTTGAAGATGCACAGAAATct ATTGCTCAGCATTACAGCAAACCCAGAGTCACTCCGGTGGAGGTTCTGCCCGTCTTCCCAGACTTCAag ATGTGGATCAATCCTTGTGCTCAAGTCATCTTCGATTCTGATCCAGCACCTAAAGATGTTTCTGCACCGGCCGGAGTGGACATGATGTCACAGGCCATGatcag gggtATGATGGACGAGGAAGGAAATCAGTTTGTGGCGTACTTCCTGCCAAACGAGGACACGATGCGCAAACGCAAGAGAGACGTGGACGAGGATGTGGAGTACATGCCTGACGAAGT GTATGATTATAAAATCGCTCGCGAGTACAACTGGAACGTGAAGAACAAGGCCAGTAAAGGATACGAGGAGAACTACTTCTTCATCTTCAGAGACGGAGACGGAGTTTATTACAATGAGCTGGAGACCAG ggtgCGTCTGAGCAAGCGGCGAGCGAAGGTCGGGGCTCAGTCGTCTACAAACGCTGTGCTGGTGTGTAAACACCGTGAGATGAACGAGAAGGAGCTGGAGGCTCAG GAGGCTCGCAAGGCTCAGCTGGAGAACCACGAGCCcgaggatgaagaggaggagctgGACCTGGAGAAAGATCTGCAGGACTCAG GCGAGGAGCGAGACAAGGCCAGCGACTCTGAGAACTCTGAGAGCGAGTCCGAGCGTGAGGATGAGGAGCGTCCGGCCGATgaagacgaggaggaggaggaggacgaggagggtAAGCGTCGCGAGCGGAAGAGCAGCGGCAGCGAGAGCGGCGAGGACCGGCAGGCGCGAGACGAGGAGGAGATCTTCGGCAGCGACGATGACAGCGAGGatgaggagggagagagagccaGGAGCAGGAGCAGCAGCGTCCAGCAGAGCGCCAGCGACAGAGCGTCCGACTCCAGCGACGCCAGCGACAGCGAGTGA